The Peribacillus sp. FSL E2-0218 genome contains a region encoding:
- a CDS encoding S9 family peptidase: protein MITFPKPDVEQFLRTFSIGDFIVSPDEKQLVFSTNLSGKYNLWGMDLPNTFPYPLTSIDQSCQELLFDKQGRFIIAGFDQDGNENTQFYGIPLRGGTMKEIINHENTRNFMPILSNDSQRLYYTTSRGNPSFLNSYCLDLESGQETQILEGEDAATYIIGFSPDEKTFLYHKHYANTYSLLYAKSGSCEILLTPPSEKQHTVTHGVFVSDSLIYLLTDYDSDYTYLASFNLETDQFTKIKELKSESFTALKYNEELQLLFVASEKGVVDHLYEHDLKNGDWTNIPIPCSVIQKLEVARSGALYLSGMSATKPHNIYKRIGDEWEPLTFYTVPGVETTELVEPDIITYPSFDGLEIESLFFRANKENDTGEVIFWPHGGPQAAERKFFRASFQFFVNNGYSIFAPNFRGSTGYGLQFMKMVEGDWGHGPRLDNIAGLDWLIEQGYARKGNILLMGGSFGGYMALLLHGRHAEYFKAVVDIFGPSNLFSFIESVPEDWKPVMDQWVGNPEKDRGKLIEYSPITYLDSMTKPMLVVQGANDPRVVKKESDQIVQALKDKGRAVEYMLLEDEGHGFSKKENEMAVYRKILSFLNQYTAVTENV from the coding sequence ATGATCACTTTTCCAAAACCTGATGTTGAGCAATTTTTACGGACATTTTCCATTGGCGATTTTATCGTAAGCCCTGATGAAAAGCAGTTGGTTTTCAGTACGAATTTGAGCGGCAAGTATAATCTATGGGGAATGGATTTACCCAATACGTTTCCATACCCGCTTACATCCATCGATCAAAGCTGCCAGGAGCTGTTATTTGATAAACAAGGTCGTTTCATCATAGCCGGTTTTGATCAAGACGGGAATGAAAACACCCAGTTTTATGGGATTCCTTTGAGGGGAGGGACCATGAAGGAAATCATCAATCATGAAAATACCCGGAATTTCATGCCGATTTTATCGAATGACAGCCAAAGGCTTTATTACACCACGTCGAGAGGAAATCCGTCCTTTTTAAATTCCTATTGTTTAGACCTGGAATCAGGACAGGAAACCCAAATACTCGAGGGGGAAGATGCGGCAACCTATATCATTGGTTTCAGTCCTGATGAAAAAACCTTTCTTTATCACAAGCACTATGCAAATACATATTCCCTCCTCTATGCGAAGAGTGGAAGCTGTGAGATTTTGCTTACCCCTCCATCCGAGAAACAACATACAGTCACACACGGTGTTTTCGTCTCGGATTCCCTGATTTATTTATTGACGGATTATGATTCGGATTACACTTACTTGGCCTCTTTTAATCTAGAAACCGATCAATTTACGAAAATAAAAGAATTGAAAAGTGAAAGCTTTACGGCCCTTAAATATAATGAAGAATTACAACTGTTATTTGTTGCGAGCGAGAAAGGCGTAGTCGATCATTTATATGAGCATGATCTGAAAAATGGGGACTGGACGAATATCCCGATTCCATGCAGTGTCATTCAAAAACTTGAGGTTGCAAGATCAGGTGCACTCTACTTATCTGGCATGAGCGCAACCAAGCCTCATAATATTTATAAAAGAATCGGTGATGAGTGGGAACCATTGACTTTCTACACGGTCCCAGGTGTCGAGACAACCGAATTGGTGGAACCGGACATCATTACCTACCCTTCCTTTGATGGCTTGGAGATCGAATCGTTATTTTTTCGGGCAAACAAGGAAAATGATACTGGCGAAGTCATTTTCTGGCCTCATGGCGGTCCTCAAGCCGCAGAACGCAAATTTTTCAGAGCATCCTTTCAGTTTTTCGTGAACAATGGATATAGTATTTTCGCACCGAACTTTCGCGGCTCCACAGGATATGGCTTACAATTCATGAAAATGGTAGAAGGAGATTGGGGGCATGGACCGCGCCTTGATAATATAGCCGGTCTGGATTGGCTGATTGAACAAGGATATGCCCGAAAAGGGAACATACTATTGATGGGCGGAAGCTTTGGCGGGTATATGGCGTTGCTGCTACATGGACGTCATGCCGAGTACTTTAAGGCGGTAGTCGATATTTTTGGTCCATCCAACCTATTTTCCTTCATCGAATCCGTTCCTGAAGACTGGAAGCCAGTCATGGATCAGTGGGTTGGGAATCCGGAAAAAGATCGAGGGAAATTAATCGAGTACTCGCCTATTACCTACCTGGATTCCATGACCAAACCCATGCTAGTCGTACAGGGGGCGAATGATCCGCGTGTCGTTAAAAAGGAATCCGATCAAATCGTGCAAGCCTTGAAGGACAAGGGAAGAGCTGTCGAGTATATGCTCCTGGAAGATGAAGGACATGGTTTTTCCAAAAAAGAAAATGAAATGGCTGTCTATCGAAAAATACTATCCTTCTTAAATCAATATACAGCAGTAACGGAGAACGTTTAA
- a CDS encoding IseA DL-endopeptidase inhibitor family protein produces the protein MNKISGMLLSIILFFTLSTGATAQTTSQNLSDTNALKIADNASKHFWNALHGYKNRSCTQKTFNYKGTEYSYLCQEFNTKDKLVTYLGETFTNNAIEKGLTNYHYITHKGKLARPVGDGDGMLEWKKSKIKSVQQKQNVRTYNLTVPTVDGDSVKRTVTFYKSGSTWKVNQFDAVQ, from the coding sequence ATGAATAAAATATCAGGTATGCTATTATCCATCATTTTATTTTTCACATTGAGCACGGGAGCTACAGCACAAACCACATCACAGAATTTATCTGACACAAATGCACTTAAAATAGCCGATAATGCCAGCAAACATTTCTGGAATGCATTACATGGTTACAAAAATCGTTCATGCACACAAAAAACATTCAACTATAAAGGAACAGAGTACTCGTATCTTTGTCAGGAATTCAATACAAAAGATAAATTGGTTACTTATTTAGGAGAAACATTTACTAATAATGCTATTGAAAAAGGATTAACAAACTATCATTACATTACACATAAAGGAAAATTGGCCCGCCCAGTCGGTGATGGCGATGGCATGCTTGAATGGAAAAAATCCAAAATCAAATCGGTCCAACAAAAACAAAACGTTAGAACCTATAATTTAACTGTCCCTACTGTCGATGGCGATTCAGTTAAAAGAACCGTTACGTTTTACAAATCAGGATCCACATGGAAAGTAAATCAATTTGATGCCGTCCAATAA
- a CDS encoding sporulation protein: protein MILRKSLLLLGIGSAQIDLILPKNTYKSGECINGYFLIKGGTLEQRIRRIECDLIMDTHSTGMEEILKTSTILSTREINSGESNEIPFNFCLPMLKDPYKKGVSYRLKTRLVLDKGIIGKDDDWILIDSE from the coding sequence TTGATACTGAGAAAATCTTTGTTACTTTTAGGAATAGGGTCTGCACAAATCGATTTGATCCTTCCAAAAAATACGTATAAATCCGGGGAATGCATAAATGGGTATTTCTTGATTAAAGGTGGTACCCTAGAGCAAAGAATAAGAAGGATCGAATGCGATCTCATCATGGATACTCATTCTACGGGAATGGAAGAGATCCTGAAGACGAGTACGATTTTGTCTACCAGGGAAATAAATTCTGGGGAGAGTAATGAAATTCCTTTCAACTTTTGTCTGCCAATGCTCAAGGATCCGTATAAAAAAGGGGTTTCCTATCGCTTGAAAACAAGGCTTGTCCTTGATAAAGGGATAATAGGCAAGGATGATGACTGGATTTTAATCGATTCGGAATAA
- a CDS encoding class I SAM-dependent methyltransferase: MDVNFGRVAKNYAQYRNDLPMEVMESLKRRGIDFTHKKVADLGSGTGVLSRALDVEGAVVVGVEPSAELIAQAKELDKSEGQVIEYMNSCAESTTLNEGLFDYVTVLRAWHWFNREKTLAEIKRILAGKGKLIVMDSGFISNRKVIADTLQIIKAHMPGGELRPAGAKAQSKQFINGFPVEWFKEWQEHGFDLKETYKFHYEVSFSNEDWCGRVGSLSWLSGFTEKRRNEILHEILTHLGKEYGEIQHTIQHGCYITILNQSYS, translated from the coding sequence ATGGATGTGAATTTTGGAAGAGTGGCAAAAAATTATGCGCAATATCGAAATGACTTACCTATGGAGGTAATGGAGAGTTTAAAGCGTAGAGGAATTGATTTTACCCATAAAAAAGTGGCAGATTTGGGTTCTGGGACGGGGGTATTAAGCCGAGCTTTAGATGTTGAAGGGGCAGTCGTTGTGGGAGTGGAGCCTTCAGCAGAACTAATAGCGCAAGCGAAAGAATTGGATAAGAGTGAAGGTCAGGTAATTGAGTATATGAATTCATGCGCAGAATCGACGACCTTGAATGAGGGTTTGTTTGATTATGTAACCGTTTTAAGAGCATGGCACTGGTTTAACCGAGAAAAAACCCTTGCTGAGATAAAAAGGATTTTGGCAGGAAAGGGAAAATTGATCGTAATGGATTCAGGCTTTATATCCAACCGTAAAGTCATAGCTGATACACTTCAAATTATTAAAGCGCATATGCCTGGCGGAGAGCTGAGACCTGCGGGCGCCAAAGCGCAATCAAAACAATTTATCAATGGATTTCCGGTGGAATGGTTCAAGGAATGGCAGGAACATGGATTTGACTTAAAAGAGACCTATAAGTTCCATTACGAAGTATCATTTTCAAACGAAGATTGGTGCGGAAGAGTCGGTTCACTATCCTGGCTTTCAGGCTTTACAGAAAAGCGGCGAAATGAAATACTTCATGAAATCCTTACCCATTTAGGAAAAGAATACGGAGAAATACAACATACTATCCAACATGGATGCTATATAACCATATTGAATCAGTCATATTCTTAA
- a CDS encoding MBL fold metallo-hydrolase, giving the protein MLNELKVTQVTIPLPFRLDHVHCFLAEGEKGWTIMDTGLNNETTREIWKPIIGKHDIRDIIITHYHPDHFGYAGTLQQLTNADVWMTQVDEQAGKTYWEAKSLNLLKESYDACGWEDDIATALSGDESSFMPQVKPYPTVNHHLEEGMHLRFGKCEYEVIFTPGHADGLISLYNKENSVLFSTDHILQKISPNISYWFKGFSNPLEEFFTSLKKIQKLDVEYVIPSHGKPFRNANERIAELLDHHQDRLQVIHEKMKEPITVKRGCQILFGNLPIHESRFAVGETLAHLEYLLLNDQCRKFTRDGIWYYQAI; this is encoded by the coding sequence TTGCTGAATGAATTGAAAGTTACGCAAGTTACCATTCCTTTGCCTTTTAGGCTTGATCATGTTCATTGTTTCCTAGCAGAAGGTGAAAAAGGATGGACGATCATGGATACCGGATTAAATAATGAAACGACAAGGGAAATATGGAAGCCCATTATCGGAAAGCATGATATTCGTGATATTATCATCACCCATTATCACCCAGATCATTTCGGTTATGCAGGAACCTTACAGCAACTAACCAATGCTGATGTTTGGATGACACAAGTGGATGAACAGGCCGGGAAAACGTATTGGGAAGCGAAATCGCTCAATCTCCTTAAAGAAAGCTATGATGCATGTGGATGGGAAGACGATATAGCCACTGCCTTATCGGGTGACGAAAGCAGCTTTATGCCACAAGTGAAACCATATCCTACGGTCAATCATCACCTTGAAGAAGGGATGCATCTGCGATTTGGCAAATGTGAGTATGAGGTGATTTTCACGCCGGGGCATGCTGATGGCCTGATATCACTATATAATAAGGAAAATAGTGTTCTGTTCTCGACAGATCATATATTGCAAAAGATCTCCCCTAATATATCTTACTGGTTTAAAGGTTTCAGTAACCCATTGGAAGAATTTTTTACCTCATTGAAAAAAATCCAAAAGTTGGACGTGGAATATGTCATTCCTTCACATGGAAAGCCCTTTCGAAATGCCAATGAAAGAATCGCAGAATTATTGGATCATCATCAAGACCGTTTGCAAGTCATTCATGAAAAAATGAAAGAGCCGATTACGGTAAAAAGAGGATGTCAAATCCTATTTGGAAATCTACCCATTCACGAATCCAGGTTTGCGGTTGGAGAAACGTTGGCCCATCTGGAATACCTTCTTTTGAATGACCAATGCAGAAAATTCACTCGTGATGGGATTTGGTATTATCAAGCCATTTGA
- a CDS encoding Na+/H+ antiporter, protein MSFLITMIGLLVSTILATIMNAKWPRIPLPIYQISAGAVLSLLPFHLSLDFHSELFMICVIAPLLFTEGKNTSRKEMLELRKPILLLAFGLVFVTVFAGGFFIHWLIPDMPMAIAFALAATITPTDAVAVQSITKGLKLPGNMLPILEGESLFNDAAGIVAFKVALAAALTGAFSIKDASLNFIFVAIGGIFIGLLLGYLIVKLRLFLRVQGLEEIPMSIVMEVITPFAIYMVAEEFHVSGILAVVAAGVIHGIERDRLQNTTTKLQIVSTNIWSVLGYLLNGLVFTLLGFMLPSVYREIESNLNRGSLFGISVLIVLLLLVIRFIWVYFLHDTFTKNRVNPLEQFIMSRIHRDEIKVSDDKNLTRTRYAILTSVCGIHGTITLATALSIPYFMPDDTLFPMRNTVLFIAACVILLSVLLATVLLPILVKAPAESEDERLSTDEAYKIVLNKTIHQLSKEANSDNQKAVYQVMDDLNEQLIDLERGITNRPDNKTIQDLVKLGANAELEVVSGLVEKGSISETTHELYKVYISRTLNYVQKSFLQRVWISLQAILFKKKLNVKWDKKWEAKLENSLDKNADLIKEFRQAQKEASKAAISLIKQQIEPENRHEVMLVIQRYNRYLNPFGTLSEKEATNLQEMVSHFQLNAMQIERDIIQQLVEEDRISAKTATALRQNLVYDEMIMIQN, encoded by the coding sequence ATGTCATTTTTAATCACTATGATCGGATTATTGGTTTCCACCATACTCGCTACCATCATGAATGCCAAATGGCCCCGTATCCCATTACCGATATACCAAATATCCGCCGGAGCAGTACTTTCATTATTGCCATTTCACTTATCGCTTGATTTCCATTCGGAATTATTCATGATTTGTGTCATAGCACCATTACTATTTACAGAAGGCAAGAATACATCTCGTAAAGAAATGCTTGAATTGCGCAAGCCTATTTTGTTGCTTGCTTTTGGGCTTGTTTTCGTCACTGTGTTTGCTGGAGGGTTTTTCATCCACTGGCTGATTCCGGATATGCCGATGGCCATCGCTTTTGCTTTAGCTGCCACAATCACTCCTACTGATGCTGTAGCAGTCCAATCGATCACAAAGGGATTGAAGCTGCCCGGCAATATGCTGCCGATCCTTGAAGGTGAGTCACTTTTCAATGATGCCGCGGGTATCGTTGCTTTTAAAGTGGCCTTGGCGGCGGCATTGACAGGTGCATTTTCCATTAAAGATGCATCGCTCAATTTCATCTTTGTCGCCATAGGCGGGATCTTCATCGGTCTTCTTTTGGGTTACTTAATCGTTAAATTACGATTGTTTTTACGGGTTCAAGGACTTGAAGAAATCCCCATGTCCATCGTAATGGAGGTCATTACACCTTTTGCCATCTACATGGTAGCTGAAGAATTCCATGTTTCCGGTATCTTGGCGGTAGTGGCCGCAGGTGTCATTCATGGCATTGAACGCGATCGCCTTCAAAATACCACAACCAAATTGCAAATTGTATCAACGAATATATGGTCAGTATTGGGATATCTATTGAATGGGCTTGTGTTTACTTTATTAGGATTCATGCTGCCGAGCGTCTATCGGGAAATCGAGTCCAACTTAAATAGGGGTTCCCTTTTTGGGATAAGTGTATTGATCGTTCTATTATTATTGGTGATCCGTTTTATTTGGGTATACTTTCTGCATGATACATTCACCAAGAATAGGGTCAATCCACTAGAGCAATTCATTATGTCCCGGATTCATCGAGATGAAATCAAAGTCAGCGATGATAAGAATTTAACAAGAACACGGTATGCCATCTTGACATCCGTATGCGGCATTCATGGCACCATAACTTTAGCTACCGCTTTATCCATCCCTTATTTCATGCCGGATGACACTTTATTTCCGATGCGCAATACAGTCTTGTTCATCGCAGCGTGCGTCATTTTGTTAAGTGTCCTATTAGCCACGGTCCTTTTGCCGATACTTGTAAAGGCACCGGCTGAATCTGAGGACGAACGCCTGAGCACTGATGAAGCTTATAAAATCGTATTGAACAAAACGATTCATCAGCTGAGCAAAGAAGCCAATAGCGATAATCAGAAAGCCGTTTATCAAGTGATGGATGATCTGAACGAACAACTGATAGATTTGGAGCGAGGCATAACGAACAGGCCGGATAACAAGACGATACAGGATTTAGTCAAGCTAGGGGCGAATGCTGAATTGGAAGTCGTTTCTGGATTGGTCGAAAAAGGATCGATATCAGAAACGACCCACGAGCTATATAAGGTGTACATTTCACGAACGTTGAATTATGTACAAAAATCATTTTTGCAAAGAGTTTGGATTTCATTGCAAGCTATCCTTTTCAAGAAAAAGCTTAATGTCAAATGGGATAAAAAATGGGAAGCAAAGTTAGAGAACTCCCTCGATAAAAACGCGGACCTGATCAAGGAATTCCGTCAAGCACAAAAAGAAGCATCAAAGGCAGCCATTTCTTTAATCAAACAACAAATTGAACCAGAAAACCGCCATGAAGTGATGCTTGTCATCCAAAGGTATAATCGGTACTTGAATCCATTCGGTACATTAAGTGAAAAGGAAGCCACCAACTTACAAGAAATGGTGAGTCATTTTCAATTGAATGCCATGCAAATCGAACGAGATATCATTCAGCAATTGGTCGAAGAAGATCGGATATCCGCCAAAACGGCTACGGCGCTTAGACAAAACCTGGTCTATGATGAAATGATCATGATCCAAAATTGA
- a CDS encoding MFS transporter, with protein MYCAASCPDIKAGGFILEKNKSAPLSEKESSIFKNPVFRAIIFSGLFLQIGIWVRNFAVLLFVMERTNGDAFAISMISVAEFAPIFIFSFIGGTFADRWRPKKTMVWCDILSALSVFAVLIALIFGTWKVVFFATLISAILSQFSQPSGMKLFKMHLPESQIQTAMSVYQTVFAVFMVLGPIIGTFAFQSFGINISIAITGAAFLLSAAALTFLPKDRKLVEEADKTTLWQEMKSGVNYVLRKKELSLLGLCFLGAGLGLGFIQPLSIFLVTERLGLPKENLQWLFMMNGVGMILGGAGVMIFAKKVAPQRLLALGMLINALGLAVLGLSTNLWLTLTAEFFNGLMLPCIQIGINTLILQRTEGAFIGRVNGILTPLFTGSMVVTMSVAGMLKEQFSLIAMFETAAFFFILGMVFILPLYNQKAETKSLEIQQQE; from the coding sequence TTGTATTGTGCCGCCTCCTGTCCAGATATTAAAGCAGGAGGTTTTATATTGGAAAAAAATAAATCAGCACCTCTAAGCGAAAAGGAATCAAGCATATTCAAGAATCCTGTCTTTCGTGCGATCATCTTTTCCGGGTTATTTTTGCAAATAGGGATATGGGTCCGGAATTTTGCTGTTTTGTTATTCGTCATGGAAAGGACCAATGGCGATGCTTTTGCGATTTCCATGATATCCGTGGCGGAATTTGCCCCCATTTTCATTTTTTCATTTATAGGCGGGACCTTCGCAGATCGCTGGAGACCTAAAAAAACAATGGTATGGTGCGATATTTTAAGCGCATTATCCGTATTCGCCGTCCTTATCGCTCTTATCTTCGGGACCTGGAAGGTAGTGTTTTTTGCGACATTGATTTCGGCAATCCTTTCTCAATTTTCCCAGCCATCGGGAATGAAGCTATTTAAGATGCACTTACCAGAAAGTCAAATCCAAACAGCAATGTCCGTGTATCAAACCGTATTCGCCGTATTCATGGTATTAGGGCCGATAATCGGTACATTTGCTTTCCAATCATTTGGCATCAACATCTCGATAGCCATTACCGGTGCAGCGTTTTTACTTTCAGCAGCTGCCCTCACATTCCTACCAAAAGACCGGAAATTGGTTGAAGAAGCGGATAAAACGACCTTATGGCAGGAAATGAAAAGCGGAGTGAATTACGTGCTGCGGAAAAAAGAACTGAGTTTGCTTGGATTATGTTTTCTCGGAGCGGGTCTTGGCCTTGGCTTCATACAGCCGCTCTCCATATTCCTTGTTACCGAGCGTTTAGGGCTGCCGAAGGAAAATCTTCAATGGCTATTCATGATGAACGGTGTCGGTATGATTTTAGGCGGGGCTGGTGTGATGATCTTCGCCAAAAAGGTGGCACCACAACGGTTATTGGCCCTTGGAATGCTTATAAATGCCCTTGGATTGGCTGTACTGGGACTGTCGACGAATCTTTGGCTTACACTAACAGCCGAGTTCTTTAATGGATTAATGCTGCCTTGTATCCAGATCGGAATCAACACCTTGATACTGCAGCGGACGGAAGGTGCGTTCATTGGAAGGGTCAACGGTATATTAACGCCATTATTCACTGGTTCGATGGTAGTGACCATGAGTGTGGCAGGCATGTTGAAAGAGCAATTTTCACTCATTGCCATGTTTGAAACGGCGGCATTCTTTTTTATTCTTGGGATGGTTTTCATTTTGCCTTTATATAACCAAAAGGCGGAAACGAAATCCTTGGAAATTCAGCAGCAGGAATAA
- a CDS encoding mechanosensitive ion channel family protein gives MNILDVTERAFDYLEEFLLMRLFLLALLLMAVYYILNKMVEWFFKRSSFFEEEVEKTIQGVTRSSLRYGISALFLIYVIGQFIDLKGILAGAGIVGVVIGFAAQQMLKDILLGFVRLSDNEFRVGNFVAFNGTSSGTVEEIGIRFMQIREWSGKLLTIPHSEIRTIQNFNKGRMRIIERITVSYQENPDKVKRLLEDICLTCNEKFGESLLRLEDGTPEEDFRYIGITDLNPNLKYVGYELCIVGLVKPDDYFETSRNVRFEMMSALHEHRILMPSSHLLVQAEPNHEHLMEN, from the coding sequence TTGAATATCTTAGATGTTACGGAGCGTGCATTTGATTACTTGGAAGAATTTTTATTAATGAGGCTATTCTTATTAGCACTGCTGCTCATGGCTGTTTATTATATTTTGAATAAAATGGTCGAATGGTTTTTTAAACGGTCAAGTTTTTTTGAGGAAGAAGTGGAAAAAACGATACAGGGCGTTACACGTTCTTCTCTTAGGTATGGCATATCCGCACTTTTTCTCATATATGTGATTGGACAGTTTATAGACTTAAAAGGGATACTTGCCGGAGCCGGGATTGTAGGGGTCGTGATCGGGTTTGCCGCTCAGCAAATGCTTAAGGATATTTTATTAGGGTTTGTAAGGCTGTCGGATAATGAATTCCGCGTCGGGAATTTCGTGGCATTCAATGGGACAAGTTCCGGAACTGTGGAAGAAATTGGCATTCGGTTCATGCAGATCAGGGAATGGTCTGGAAAACTGCTGACCATTCCGCATAGCGAGATTAGGACGATTCAAAATTTTAATAAAGGGAGAATGCGAATCATCGAGCGAATCACGGTTAGTTATCAGGAAAATCCAGACAAGGTGAAACGATTGCTTGAAGATATTTGCCTTACCTGTAATGAGAAATTCGGTGAGAGTCTGCTCAGACTCGAGGACGGGACACCTGAAGAAGATTTTCGATATATCGGCATTACCGATTTAAATCCGAATCTGAAATATGTGGGCTATGAGCTATGTATAGTGGGGCTTGTGAAGCCAGACGATTACTTTGAAACGTCAAGAAATGTAAGGTTTGAGATGATGTCCGCTTTACACGAACATCGTATTCTGATGCCATCTTCCCATTTACTTGTCCAGGCAGAGCCGAATCATGAACACTTGATGGAAAATTAA
- a CDS encoding FMN-binding glutamate synthase family protein — MNGLSNLMIIIGFTVIFFILIALVLFIIYMIFFDRHQKHHAILRNYPMFGRIRYLLEKLGPEMRQYWFNSDKEGKPFSRDDYEHMVKSSKYLNDVIGFGSKRDFDEEGFFVKNSMFPKLTEETKFDRAIKVKTKRYNLLKDPLFSQRVEKLEDKEPSAFLLDDADTVVIGPDTKNPFRLKGLIGMSAMSYGSLGKNAITALSKGLAQAKGSWMNTGEGGLSPYHLAGGVDIIMQIGPAMFGVRDSVGELDWNELKRKSEIPEIKAFEIKLAQGAKTRGGHIDAKKVNPEIAEIRSVVPYKSIDSPNRFHQFEDVESLCDFIGKIRDHTGIPVGIKMVIGGNDSVEELARYMKKSGMGPDFITLDGGEGGTGASYQEMTDSVGLPIKSALPILVSTLEKYGIRDRVKIIASGKLFTADRIAIALAMGADLVNIARGFMISIGCIQTMKCHSNACPVGVATTDPELQKALVIDEKKYHVTNFLVTTREGLFRISAAAGLDSPIHFRPEHICHKDDKGIVTPFEDILKEVKGRIRASE, encoded by the coding sequence ATGAATGGCCTTTCAAATCTAATGATCATTATTGGATTTACCGTTATTTTCTTCATCCTTATTGCCTTGGTTCTGTTTATTATTTATATGATTTTCTTTGACCGACACCAGAAGCATCATGCGATTTTAAGAAATTATCCTATGTTCGGAAGGATACGGTACTTATTGGAAAAACTCGGCCCTGAAATGCGGCAATATTGGTTTAACAGTGATAAAGAAGGTAAGCCATTTTCACGGGATGATTATGAACACATGGTAAAAAGCTCAAAATATTTAAATGATGTCATTGGTTTTGGATCTAAACGAGATTTTGATGAAGAAGGCTTTTTTGTCAAGAATAGTATGTTTCCAAAATTGACCGAAGAAACGAAGTTCGATCGGGCAATAAAAGTGAAGACGAAAAGATACAATCTATTAAAAGACCCGCTTTTCTCACAGCGTGTGGAAAAGTTGGAGGATAAGGAACCTTCTGCATTTTTGTTAGATGATGCTGATACTGTGGTCATTGGTCCGGACACGAAAAATCCGTTTAGATTGAAAGGTCTGATCGGGATGTCGGCCATGAGCTATGGCTCTTTGGGTAAGAACGCGATCACTGCGCTTTCCAAAGGGTTGGCTCAAGCAAAAGGCTCATGGATGAATACGGGGGAAGGAGGTCTGTCGCCGTATCATTTAGCAGGGGGAGTCGATATAATCATGCAAATCGGTCCTGCCATGTTTGGTGTCCGTGATAGTGTTGGGGAATTGGATTGGAATGAGTTAAAAAGAAAAAGTGAAATTCCTGAAATTAAAGCCTTCGAGATTAAATTGGCTCAGGGTGCCAAGACACGGGGAGGGCATATTGATGCAAAAAAAGTAAATCCGGAAATCGCAGAGATTCGTAGCGTTGTACCCTATAAGTCAATCGATAGCCCGAATCGGTTCCATCAATTTGAGGATGTAGAATCCCTGTGTGATTTTATCGGTAAGATCAGGGATCATACAGGGATTCCAGTAGGTATCAAGATGGTCATCGGCGGCAATGACAGTGTTGAAGAACTTGCCCGGTATATGAAAAAAAGCGGGATGGGTCCGGATTTCATCACGTTGGATGGCGGAGAAGGGGGTACGGGTGCTTCGTACCAGGAAATGACCGATAGTGTGGGATTACCGATAAAATCCGCTTTGCCTATTTTAGTTTCGACCCTTGAAAAATATGGAATCCGAGACCGGGTTAAAATTATCGCCTCCGGGAAATTGTTCACAGCCGATCGAATTGCCATAGCTTTAGCAATGGGAGCGGACCTTGTGAACATTGCAAGAGGGTTCATGATTTCCATAGGATGTATCCAAACGATGAAATGCCATTCCAATGCTTGCCCTGTCGGGGTAGCAACCACTGATCCCGAATTACAGAAAGCACTTGTCATTGATGAGAAGAAATATCACGTTACGAACTTTCTTGTTACCACTAGAGAGGGGTTGTTTCGGATTTCAGCTGCAGCTGGACTGGATTCACCCATCCATTTTCGCCCGGAACATATTTGCCATAAGGACGATAAAGGGATTGTCACACCATTTGAAGACATCCTGAAAGAAGTAAAGGGACGAATTAGAGCTAGTGAATGA
- a CDS encoding PadR family transcriptional regulator, with amino-acid sequence MSTLLNSLTTELRRGTLTLAVLSQLNTPQYGYSLVQRLEKSGIAIDQSTLYPLLRRLEKQELVTSTWDTSESRPRKYYALSLYGEEIFNQLKQEWEKTSQELYILLKGEGEDGAD; translated from the coding sequence ATGAGTACATTGCTGAATTCTTTGACGACCGAGCTGCGAAGGGGCACTTTGACTTTAGCGGTCCTTAGTCAGCTCAACACTCCCCAGTATGGATACTCGCTGGTCCAGCGACTGGAAAAATCGGGAATTGCCATCGATCAGAGCACGTTATATCCCTTGCTTCGCCGCCTGGAGAAACAGGAATTGGTGACAAGCACTTGGGATACTTCTGAAAGCAGGCCGCGCAAGTACTATGCTTTAAGTTTATATGGGGAAGAAATTTTCAATCAATTAAAACAAGAGTGGGAAAAAACGTCTCAAGAGCTATATATATTATTAAAAGGAGAGGGAGAAGATGGAGCTGATTGA